Proteins co-encoded in one Pirellulales bacterium genomic window:
- a CDS encoding ParB/RepB/Spo0J family partition protein, with protein MKSADASRTNPKAASALERTLNLPPQLPLATETPATPGEQRGRRQLKGAFLIEIARLRPDPSQPRRRVDDESIAELAASIRRHGVIQAISVRYLPDQDIYQIISGERRYQAAKLAGLSAIPCLIHDPKQRDLLLRQVVENWQRRELHPFDLADALAQLRDDNKFTQKQLAQETGKPEAEISKFLKLLELAPAVQKESRADTTGVLSFRHLYNIARLEPAEQEAMASAVREQRLSAVETEQLVRKTIERRTAPPKRGTPVTKVELLTSKAKVTLLFRKQAPNRNDILTALEEARTKAKDIGKKTTLKIHRPK; from the coding sequence ATGAAGTCTGCCGACGCATCGCGGACAAATCCCAAGGCAGCCAGCGCCTTGGAGCGCACCCTGAACCTGCCACCGCAACTGCCGCTGGCAACTGAGACCCCCGCGACCCCAGGGGAACAGCGCGGGCGCCGGCAATTGAAAGGGGCCTTTTTAATTGAGATTGCACGTCTCCGTCCCGATCCATCCCAACCGCGCCGGCGCGTTGATGATGAATCGATTGCTGAATTAGCAGCTTCCATCCGCCGGCACGGCGTTATTCAAGCGATAAGTGTCCGTTACCTTCCTGACCAAGACATCTACCAGATCATCAGCGGTGAACGCCGCTATCAGGCGGCCAAACTCGCGGGGCTTTCGGCAATCCCCTGTTTGATTCACGATCCCAAACAACGAGACTTACTTCTTAGGCAGGTGGTCGAGAATTGGCAACGCCGAGAACTGCATCCCTTCGATCTGGCAGACGCTCTCGCACAACTCCGTGACGACAATAAATTCACGCAGAAGCAACTCGCCCAGGAGACCGGCAAACCGGAAGCGGAAATCTCCAAGTTCCTAAAACTTTTGGAACTAGCGCCGGCGGTCCAGAAGGAATCTCGCGCCGACACCACCGGTGTATTATCTTTTAGACACCTATACAACATTGCCCGCTTAGAGCCCGCGGAGCAGGAAGCGATGGCCAGCGCAGTGCGGGAGCAGCGGCTTTCCGCCGTCGAAACGGAGCAATTGGTTCGCAAGACCATCGAGCGCCGCACGGCTCCTCCGAAGCGAGGCACGCCGGTCACCAAAGTAGAACTGCTAACCAGCAAAGCGAAAGTGACGCTGTTGTTTCGAAAGCAGGCACCGAATCGCAATGACATTCTCACGGCGTTGGAGGAGGCGCGGACCAAAGCCAAGGACATCGGCAAAAAAACGACGCTTAAAATCCACCGACCGAAATAG
- a CDS encoding competence protein CoiA family protein has product MRRGDIMTKIRLPYGLRENALLHISQVDSGLACGCVCPRCSSPLVARKATRREHHFAHHASDSCRYATETALHLAAKDILDRLRVIRLPAVRIEFKSNRSAHEIAPAQMYEIDSVRIEQRVDGLVPDLIARIGNRDLFIEVYVTHPVDSNKLQRIRDLRVSAVEIDLSDAPRDMPMDAIAELVVNGIDNKRWIFNAREQAEYKRLMSQTLRKPTIRRGLAVHVDWCPIAVRVWRGKPYANVNDDCASCEHCLEAGSNYIQCNGHLSTLVPHRPRRPQSLEQVDG; this is encoded by the coding sequence ATGCGCAGGGGCGACATTATGACAAAGATCCGTCTGCCCTACGGACTCCGTGAAAACGCATTGCTGCACATATCACAGGTCGATTCCGGCCTCGCCTGTGGGTGCGTTTGCCCGAGATGTTCATCCCCACTCGTCGCTCGTAAAGCGACGCGGCGTGAACATCATTTTGCACACCATGCATCGGATTCCTGCAGATATGCTACCGAAACCGCGCTACATTTGGCTGCGAAGGACATCCTTGATCGGCTACGTGTAATCCGGCTTCCGGCTGTACGCATTGAATTTAAGTCGAATCGCTCGGCGCATGAAATTGCCCCGGCGCAGATGTACGAAATCGATTCTGTCCGGATCGAGCAGCGCGTCGATGGTCTGGTTCCCGATTTGATTGCTCGCATTGGCAACCGTGATCTTTTCATCGAAGTTTACGTCACTCATCCAGTCGACAGCAATAAACTGCAACGAATTCGCGATCTGCGGGTCTCTGCGGTGGAGATTGACCTGAGCGACGCACCACGGGACATGCCAATGGACGCCATTGCAGAGCTTGTCGTTAATGGTATCGATAACAAACGCTGGATTTTCAATGCTCGCGAACAAGCCGAGTACAAGCGGCTTATGTCTCAAACACTTCGCAAGCCAACGATTCGACGGGGTCTCGCCGTTCATGTCGACTGGTGCCCGATTGCAGTGCGCGTCTGGCGGGGTAAGCCATATGCAAACGTTAACGACGATTGCGCATCCTGCGAGCATTGTCTAGAAGCTGGCTCAAACTATATTCAGTGCAACGGTCACTTGTCGACGCTTGTTCCACATCGGCCACGGCGTCCGCAGTCATTGGAACAGGTAGACGGGTGA
- a CDS encoding glycerophosphodiester phosphodiesterase, which yields MSAVWGHRGCRGLQNPPENSLAAFEAAIVQEADGIELDVFLTTDRVLVVFHADKLDRLTNGSGKIVTKSFADLQVLKLKENCSPNLSDQRIPTLDQVLDLVDQSRQRYRNSHSEEEFVVNIEMKAGDLAEPLGAALRQRLQQGWKAKNFLVSSFEVSNLVKMQSPSLEVPLGVLLSSNEAPWDLTLAEIDKRLASLPIQPQTVNLTLPSLTGEAISRIVAIGARPVAWTYNEINPELLPTQKQQAMAELLLQNNIPLITDYPRQMRQLLENYSTHEH from the coding sequence ATGTCAGCCGTCTGGGGACACCGCGGATGTCGCGGCCTGCAAAATCCGCCGGAAAACTCTCTGGCAGCATTTGAAGCTGCCATCGTGCAGGAAGCCGACGGCATCGAACTGGATGTCTTTCTCACGACCGATCGAGTCTTGGTCGTATTCCATGCCGACAAGTTGGATCGTTTAACCAACGGCAGCGGAAAAATTGTGACAAAATCGTTTGCCGATTTGCAGGTTTTAAAACTAAAAGAAAATTGCAGTCCGAACCTGAGCGACCAGCGGATTCCCACGCTCGATCAGGTGCTGGACCTCGTCGATCAGTCGCGCCAACGGTACCGAAACAGTCATTCCGAGGAAGAATTTGTCGTCAACATCGAAATGAAAGCTGGCGACCTCGCCGAGCCTTTAGGCGCGGCACTCCGCCAGCGTTTGCAGCAAGGATGGAAGGCAAAGAATTTTTTGGTCAGCTCGTTCGAAGTTTCTAACCTAGTGAAAATGCAATCTCCATCTTTAGAAGTGCCGCTCGGCGTGCTATTGAGCAGCAACGAAGCGCCGTGGGATCTGACCTTGGCGGAGATCGACAAGCGGCTTGCTTCTCTGCCCATTCAACCACAGACCGTCAATCTAACGCTCCCGTCTCTTACCGGCGAAGCCATTTCGCGAATCGTTGCGATTGGCGCCCGGCCTGTAGCCTGGACCTATAACGAAATCAATCCGGAGCTTTTACCAACGCAAAAACAACAAGCAATGGCAGAGCTATTGCTGCAAAATAACATTCCTCTGATTACCGACTACCCACGGCAGATGCGTCAGCTGCTCGAAAACTATTCCACGCATGAGCACTAG
- a CDS encoding replication-relaxation family protein, producing MASAAPLRLTTSRDFDLLTALVMSPLTLGQLLKLSQTFAAGPFRSQRSLLDRLQRLRLGGWVRRWPLALARRGGGAPDYYKISPQGLRLLYGEEARPPTKQFFAEVAVARHHHMYSLAEFLVHTAVAAHIRGFRIVDVHPENTFVANVNGETMVPDHRFDLMNGEGERYRYLVELDNSTETIYSPRHEKETWHRKIRLHDAYQDQCTQRHRVVVVTTRSRARLNNIMDAAARMARNPQRTLFIGAYLPDYLATVDAAGELCLIDHRRKHVALLPDPTVATHSDVLEPSLTVA from the coding sequence ATGGCAAGCGCCGCTCCCTTACGACTGACCACATCACGAGACTTCGACTTGCTGACGGCCTTAGTGATGAGTCCGCTGACCCTCGGGCAGCTCTTGAAACTCAGCCAAACCTTTGCCGCCGGCCCGTTCCGGTCACAGCGGTCGTTGCTCGATCGCTTGCAGCGATTGCGACTCGGCGGTTGGGTGCGTCGCTGGCCGCTCGCCTTGGCGAGACGCGGAGGCGGAGCGCCGGATTACTACAAAATCTCCCCACAAGGATTGCGGCTTCTCTATGGCGAAGAAGCACGGCCGCCAACCAAACAGTTCTTCGCCGAAGTGGCCGTCGCCCGACACCATCACATGTACAGCTTGGCGGAATTCCTGGTACATACAGCCGTCGCCGCCCACATCCGCGGGTTTCGGATTGTGGACGTGCATCCGGAGAACACCTTTGTTGCCAATGTGAACGGCGAGACGATGGTACCCGACCATCGCTTCGATCTAATGAATGGAGAAGGGGAGCGGTATCGATACCTAGTAGAGCTCGATAACTCGACCGAGACGATTTACTCCCCTCGACATGAAAAGGAGACGTGGCACCGGAAGATTCGCTTGCACGATGCATACCAGGATCAATGCACTCAGCGCCATCGCGTAGTGGTGGTCACCACTCGCAGTCGGGCGCGATTGAACAATATTATGGACGCCGCGGCGCGGATGGCGCGGAATCCGCAGCGGACGCTGTTCATCGGCGCATATCTGCCCGATTATCTGGCGACTGTCGATGCTGCCGGGGAGCTCTGTTTGATCGATCATCGGCGCAAGCACGTCGCCTTGCTCCCGGATCCAACGGTCGCGACCCACAGCGATGTCCTAGAGCCTAGCTTGACGGTCGCGTGA
- a CDS encoding helicase-related protein, translated as MKARTEAVSRHLTDYLKRTDRFAKTIVFCVDQEHADEMRRALNNLNADLVRDNPDYVCRVTSDEGDIGRGHLSNFQDLERRTPVILTTSQLLTTGVDAPTVQNIVLVRIINSMTEFKQIIGRGTRVRDDYGKLFFSILDYTGSATRLFADPDFDGDPSIETEVTIDEEGEPVSEETIVTSAPTWKVCASTSEREHLTQS; from the coding sequence TTGAAGGCACGAACCGAAGCAGTCTCGCGCCATTTGACCGATTATTTGAAGCGTACCGACCGATTTGCCAAAACCATCGTATTCTGTGTCGATCAGGAACATGCCGACGAAATGCGACGGGCACTCAATAATCTCAATGCCGATCTCGTTCGCGACAATCCCGATTACGTGTGCCGCGTCACCTCCGATGAAGGTGACATTGGCCGCGGCCATCTCAGCAATTTCCAGGACCTTGAGCGGCGCACTCCTGTCATTCTGACTACATCGCAGTTGCTTACGACTGGTGTTGACGCCCCCACAGTGCAAAATATCGTGCTAGTTCGGATCATCAACTCGATGACCGAATTCAAGCAGATCATCGGCCGTGGTACTCGCGTCCGTGACGACTACGGCAAACTGTTTTTCAGCATTTTGGATTACACGGGTTCCGCCACTCGATTGTTCGCGGACCCAGATTTTGACGGCGACCCGTCCATCGAGACCGAAGTAACTATCGATGAGGAAGGGGAACCGGTGAGCGAGGAAACGATCGTTACCAGCGCACCTACTTGGAAGGTTTGCGCAAGCACTTCGGAGAGGGAACATTTGACACAGTCCTGA
- a CDS encoding type IV secretion system DNA-binding domain-containing protein, with product MLFQLSVPAEQERGPQYLAPAITAVHRAFRGRRPWELLLAKHEAHVGLFCRTEPRLSPVVQGQLLAAYPDLRIERIDEAAFQAGHDAVWFSARLRLAPGITPLLNAEHFVDREERQLADPLAALLGAIASGKTRTMTPLVSLAVRPVGRLHHRRLRRRARRRAKEGISAKIAGPLWTVDIRLAVLAPVSKKAAALAKLHELAGVFFQYLPPGSARWKLSRVRTGPLRNCWPLLGRTYLTPTELALLWHPPTSTVRTPQLRINESRELEPPPPGILPSAAQGAVIGRVAFRERRETFGILPEDRFRHVYVVGQTGVGKTTLFTNLIADDVAAGRSTIVLDPHGDMIERLLDSIPPNRTNNVILFDPADRNHVVTYNPLACRSPHDRPLVASAIVTSFKRLFGDSWGPRLEHILRNRVLTLLENPGTTLVSLHKLLVDDSYRKQLVGRTNDPMVRAFWQSEWASWNSQFRAEAISPVLNKVGAFTANPILRTVLGDPAAKLDLRAVLDSGTVLLCNLSKGRLGDDASQLLGSLLVAGIQLAAMSRADQPEHDRVPAMLFADEFQNFVASDTFPTLLAEMRKYRLSLTCAHQYLEQLDDTTAAAVWGNVGTVVAFRLGKDAETVAEQLGGSLTPEDLRNLPKHHAYVRLLIDGMPARVFSMATLPPKNLNHHRGNVVRRVSRQRFGTTNTSHSSPAASVV from the coding sequence GTGCTGTTTCAGTTGTCAGTCCCGGCGGAGCAGGAGCGGGGACCGCAGTACCTTGCGCCCGCGATTACAGCCGTTCATCGGGCGTTCCGCGGACGGCGGCCGTGGGAATTGCTGCTGGCGAAACACGAAGCGCACGTGGGGCTGTTCTGTCGCACTGAACCGAGGTTATCGCCCGTCGTCCAAGGACAACTGCTGGCCGCCTATCCGGATTTGCGCATCGAGCGAATCGACGAGGCTGCGTTTCAGGCAGGACACGATGCGGTTTGGTTTTCAGCGAGGTTGCGGCTGGCGCCGGGCATCACGCCGCTTTTGAATGCGGAGCATTTTGTAGATCGTGAGGAGCGGCAGCTTGCCGATCCACTGGCGGCGCTGCTAGGGGCAATCGCCTCGGGAAAAACAAGGACGATGACGCCGTTGGTTTCACTGGCGGTGCGGCCGGTGGGGCGGCTGCATCACCGACGATTGCGACGACGAGCCCGCCGGCGGGCGAAAGAGGGGATTAGTGCTAAGATCGCGGGTCCGCTTTGGACGGTCGACATTCGCTTGGCGGTTCTGGCCCCGGTGTCGAAGAAGGCGGCTGCCTTGGCAAAGTTGCACGAACTAGCCGGCGTGTTTTTTCAGTATCTTCCCCCGGGAAGCGCCCGCTGGAAACTGTCCCGTGTGCGTACCGGCCCGCTGCGGAATTGTTGGCCGCTGCTGGGCCGCACGTATTTGACTCCCACGGAGTTGGCCTTGCTTTGGCATCCACCCACCTCGACCGTTCGCACTCCGCAGTTGCGAATCAACGAAAGTCGTGAACTGGAGCCGCCGCCCCCCGGCATCTTGCCGAGCGCAGCCCAAGGGGCTGTGATCGGGCGGGTGGCGTTCAGAGAGCGACGTGAGACCTTTGGAATTTTACCGGAGGATCGGTTTCGGCACGTCTATGTGGTGGGGCAAACAGGAGTCGGCAAGACAACACTGTTCACCAATCTCATTGCGGACGACGTTGCCGCCGGCCGCTCGACGATCGTGCTCGACCCGCACGGGGACATGATTGAGAGGTTGCTCGACAGTATTCCGCCGAATCGTACTAACAACGTGATCCTTTTCGATCCGGCCGACCGAAATCACGTCGTAACCTATAACCCGCTAGCCTGCCGATCGCCGCACGACCGACCCTTGGTGGCTTCGGCCATCGTCACAAGTTTTAAGCGGCTGTTTGGAGATAGTTGGGGACCTCGATTGGAGCACATCCTGCGTAACCGCGTCCTCACGCTATTGGAGAATCCAGGCACGACACTCGTTTCATTGCATAAACTGCTCGTGGATGATTCGTATCGGAAACAACTTGTTGGCAGAACGAATGATCCGATGGTGCGAGCCTTTTGGCAATCGGAGTGGGCCAGTTGGAATTCGCAATTCCGGGCCGAGGCGATTAGCCCGGTGCTTAACAAAGTCGGTGCTTTCACGGCCAATCCGATCTTGCGGACCGTACTCGGTGACCCGGCAGCCAAGCTCGATCTTCGCGCGGTGCTCGACAGTGGAACGGTGCTGCTGTGCAACTTGAGCAAGGGGCGCCTGGGAGACGACGCCTCGCAACTGCTCGGATCTCTGCTTGTGGCCGGCATCCAGTTGGCTGCTATGAGTCGCGCCGATCAGCCGGAACATGACCGAGTGCCCGCGATGCTATTTGCTGATGAGTTTCAGAATTTCGTTGCCAGTGATACGTTCCCGACGTTGCTGGCGGAAATGCGGAAGTACCGCTTGAGTCTCACTTGCGCCCATCAATACTTGGAACAATTGGACGACACCACGGCCGCCGCCGTGTGGGGCAATGTCGGAACCGTCGTGGCGTTCCGACTCGGGAAGGACGCCGAGACGGTGGCCGAGCAACTCGGTGGCAGCCTGACACCGGAAGACCTGCGGAACCTGCCCAAGCATCATGCCTACGTGCGGCTTTTGATCGACGGAATGCCG
- a CDS encoding sigma-70 family RNA polymerase sigma factor produces MGEITTDDLQQCLDRLRQGDAAARNQLLEFASERFNMLARRMLNQFNRLRTFEQTGDVMQSAMLRLWLALKDVHPTTVREFHGLAATEIRRVLLDLSRKYFGRAKFMTSRGERITKLPENSPAHVKAPIDEIAQSVPHGGVDGPERLADWLELHQFVESLPDDERELVNLLFFLELSQQEVARLLSVDESTVKRRWRRLREELAKQTKDWLP; encoded by the coding sequence ATGGGCGAAATCACCACCGACGATTTGCAACAGTGCTTAGATCGCCTGCGTCAAGGCGATGCAGCCGCGCGAAACCAACTCCTCGAGTTTGCCAGCGAGCGATTCAATATGTTGGCGCGCCGCATGCTGAATCAGTTCAATCGCCTGCGAACGTTCGAACAGACGGGCGACGTAATGCAAAGCGCCATGCTGCGGTTGTGGCTGGCGCTGAAAGACGTGCACCCAACCACCGTGCGCGAGTTCCACGGACTGGCCGCCACGGAAATTCGCCGTGTATTGCTCGATTTGTCGCGGAAGTATTTCGGCCGGGCCAAATTCATGACCTCGCGCGGCGAGCGCATCACCAAGTTGCCGGAAAATTCCCCAGCCCATGTGAAAGCGCCCATCGACGAAATTGCGCAGTCGGTTCCTCATGGAGGTGTCGACGGCCCGGAACGATTGGCAGACTGGCTCGAGCTCCACCAATTCGTGGAATCGCTCCCCGACGATGAACGAGAACTTGTAAACCTGCTGTTCTTTTTGGAGCTGTCGCAACAGGAAGTGGCCCGGCTATTATCCGTTGACGAAAGCACCGTCAAGCGGCGGTGGCGTCGGCTGCGAGAAGAACTTGCCAAGCAAACGAAGGATTGGTTGCCGTAA